One window of the Colius striatus isolate bColStr4 chromosome 19, bColStr4.1.hap1, whole genome shotgun sequence genome contains the following:
- the LHX3 gene encoding LIM/homeobox protein Lhx3 — MLLERVRAGSEKAAELCPFPRSPEIPLCAGCNQHIVDRFILKVLDRHWHSKCLKCSDCQTQLAEKCFSRGDGVYCKEDFFKRFGTKCAACQQGIPPTQVVRRAQDFVYHLHCFACIVCKRQLATGDEFYLMEDSRLVCKADYETAKQREAESTAKRPRTTITAKQLETLKNAYNNSPKPARHVREQLSSETGLDMRVVQVWFQNRRAKEKRLKKDAGRQRWGQYFRNMKRSRGTSKSDKDSIQEEGPDSDAEVSFTDEPSMSEMSHSNGIYSNLNEASPALGRQAGTNGSFALDHSGIPAQDQYHDLRSTSPYGIPQSPASLQALPGHQPLISSLVYPDNSLGIMGQSGQGVPQSMRVLAGNGPSSDLSTGSSGGYPDFPASPASWLDEVDHAQF; from the exons ATGTTGCTGGAGCGGGTCCGCGCCGGCTCggagaaggcagcagagctctgccccTTTCCGCGGAGCCCAG AGATCCCGCTGTGCGCCGGCTGCAATCAGCACATCGTGGACAGGTTCATCCTCAAGGTGTTGGACCGGCACTGGCACAGCAAGTGCCTGAAATGCTCCGACTGCCAGACGCAGCTGGCCGAGAAGTGCTTCAGCCGCGGGGACGGCGTCTACTGCAAGGAGGACTTCTTCAA GCGCTTCGGGACCAAGTGTGCGGCGTGCCAGCAGGGCATCCCCCCGACCCAGGTGGTGCGCCGGGCCCAGGACTTCGTATACCACCTGCACTGCTTCGCCTGCATCGTCTGCAAACGGCAGCTGGCCACCGGCGACGAGTTCTACCTCATGGAGGACAGCCGGCTGGTCTGCAAAGCAGACTACGAGACGGCCAAACAGAGAG AGGCCGAGTCCACGGCCAAAAGGCCCCGCACCACCATCACGGCTAAGCAGCTGGAAACCCTCAAAAACGCTTATAACAACTCTCCCAAACCGGCGCGGCACGTCCGGGAGCAGCTGTCATCGGAGACGGGGCTGGACATGCGGGTGGTGCAG GTCTGGTTCCAGAACCGCAGGGCCAAGGAGAAAAGGCTGAAGAAGGACGCGGGGAGGCAGCGGTGGGGTCAATACTTCAGGAACATGAAGCGGTCCCGAGGGACCTCTAAGTCCGACAAGGACAGCATCCAGGAGGAGGGGCCCGACAGCGATGCCGAGGTCTCCTTCACAG ATGAGCCCTCTATGTCTGAAATGAGCCATTCCAATGGGATTTACAGCAATCTGAATGAAGCATCCCCCGCTCTGGGGAGACAGGCTGGGACCAACGGGAGCTTTGCTCTGGATCACAGCGGTATCCCAGCTCAGGACCAGTATCACGACCTGCGATCCACCAGTCCCTATGGGATACCCCAGTCACCAGCGTCCTTGCAAGCACTGCCAGGCCACCAGCCTTTAATCTCCAGCTTGGTTTACCCAGACAACAGCCTGGGCATCATGGGACAAAGCGGACAAGGTGTGCCCCAGTCCATGAGGGTCCTGGCTGGGAACGGCCCCAGCTCCGACCTCTCCACCGGCAGCAGTGGGGGGTACCCGGATTTCCCTGCCAGCCCGGCCTCTTGGCTGGATGAAGTCGACCACGCTCAATTTTGA